From Triticum aestivum cultivar Chinese Spring chromosome 4A, IWGSC CS RefSeq v2.1, whole genome shotgun sequence, a single genomic window includes:
- the LOC123083544 gene encoding uncharacterized membrane protein YjcL, with translation MAPLAASLLRPSPSPPCHLLLQRRRAGSLQPLAPRLPRFWRDGCQPPRLRHVRPPRAAPIIAPGDQWGNWAFLLSAAAFGTWAEERTAWGAALSGALVSILAGLAASSAGLVAPGAPAQAVVMEYLLPVAVPLLLLGADLRRVVRATGDLLKAFLVGSVATVIGTMVAYLLFPMRSLGQDSWKIAAALMGSYIGGAVNFVAISEALGTTPSVVAAGVAADNLISALYFTALFALASKIPPEPKSASSAEDGGGEPRGSMSVLHGGAALALSFAICRAGTAVAAVLGVAAGGTLPCVTALVVLLATAFPGLLGRLAPSGETMALILMQVFFTVVGANGSVVDAVTKAPTVFAFAAVQVAVHLAVVLGAGRLAGLDRKWLLIASNANVGGPTTAAAMATAKGWSSLVVPGILVGIFGISIATFLGIGFGMFVLRRISGF, from the exons ATGGCGCCGTTGGCCGCCTCCCTGCTCCGACCCTCCCCCTCGCCGCCGTGCCATCTCCTCCTCCAACGCCGCCGCGCCGGCAGCCTCCAGCCTCTGGCGCCTCGGCTGCCGCGCTTCTGGCGTGACGGGTGCCAGCCGCCTCGGCTCCGGCATgtccggccgccgcgcgccgcgcCCATCATCGCGCCCGGCGACCAGTGGGGCAACTGGGCgttcctcctctccgccgccgccttcgGCACCTG GGCGGAGGAGCGGACGGCGTGGGGCGCGGCGCTGAGCGGGGCGCTGGTGAGCATCCTGGCGGGGCtggcggcctcgtcggccgggcTGGTGGCGCCCGGCGCGCCCGCGCAGGCCGTCGTCATGGAGTACCTGCTCCCCGTCGCCGTGCCGCTCCTGCTCCTCGGCGCCGACCTCCGCCGCGTCGTCCGCGCCACCGGCGACCTCCTCAAGGCCTTCCTCGTCGGATCAG TTGCAACTGTAATCGGCACGATGGTGGCATATCTGCTGTTCCCGATGAGGTCGCTGGGCCAGGATAGCTGGAAGATCGCCGCCGCTCTCATGGGAAGCTACATTGGCGGAG CTGTGAATTTCGTGGCGATCTCGGAGGCGCTGGGCACGACGCCGTCGGTGGTGGCGGCCGGCGTGGCGGCGGACAACCTCATCTCCGCGCTCTACTTCACGGCCCTTTTCGCGCTGGCGTCCAAGATACCGCCGGAGCCCAAGAGCGCCTCGTccgcggaggacggcggcggggagcCCCGGGGCAGCATGTCGGTGCTGCACGGCGGCGCGGCGCTGGCGCTCTCGTTCGCGATCTGCAGGGCCGGCACGGCCGTCGCGGCGGTGCTGGGCGTGGCCGCCGGCGGCACGCTGCCGTGCGTGACGGCGCTGGTGGTGCTGCTGGCGACGGCGTTCCCGGGCTTGCTGGGCCGGCTGGCGCCCTCCGGCGAGACCATGGCGCTGATCCTCATGCAGGTGTTCTTCACGGTGGTGGGCGCCAACGGCAGCGTGGTGGACGCGGTCACCAAGGCGCCCACCGTGTTCGCGTTCGCGGCCGTGCAGGTGGCCGTGCACCTCGCCGTCGTGCTCGGGGCCGGGAGGCTGGCGGGGCTGGACAGGAAGTGGCTGCTCATCGCGTCCAACGCCAACGTCGGCGGGCCGACCACGGCGGCCGCCATGGCGACGGCAAAAGGGTGGAGCTCGCTCGTCGTGCCCGGGATCCTCGTCGGCATCTTTGGGATCTCCATTGCCACGTTCCTTGGCATCGGCTTTGGCATGTTCGTGCTCCGGAGAATTTCCGGCTTCTAG